Proteins encoded together in one Candidatus Neomarinimicrobiota bacterium window:
- a CDS encoding patatin-like phospholipase family protein translates to MSRRKKVGLALGSGSSRGWSHIGVIQALREHDIPVDYVAGTSIGAYVGAIFASGHIEEFQQTVLDMDWKRVVSLLDFSISLTGFLEGRKVMNLAENMMTVQKFEDLKIPLRVVAADLKTGEEIIFSKGSVKEAVRASISIPGIFRPVEIKKHLCVDGGLLNPVPVNVVKEMGAEVIIAVDLNHCLIQRREKRKKSKQEEKRDKALNKAIFEKFPGRFPSVESLLQVWFKIEPGTSDKKEEIPGFLDVYRQSLDIMEMQISRLGLKLNPPDILIAPDLGHIRLMDFDMGKEIIAEGYKKTIAQIDDIKRIAKRE, encoded by the coding sequence ATGAGCCGGCGGAAAAAAGTCGGACTGGCCCTGGGAAGCGGTTCTTCCCGGGGATGGTCCCATATCGGCGTGATTCAGGCCCTTCGGGAACATGACATTCCTGTGGATTATGTGGCAGGAACCAGTATCGGCGCTTATGTAGGCGCTATTTTTGCTTCGGGCCATATAGAGGAATTTCAACAAACCGTGCTGGACATGGACTGGAAACGGGTGGTGTCCCTGCTGGATTTCTCCATAAGCCTTACAGGATTCCTGGAAGGGCGAAAGGTGATGAATCTGGCCGAAAACATGATGACAGTCCAAAAGTTTGAGGATTTAAAAATCCCTCTCCGGGTGGTGGCAGCCGATCTGAAAACCGGAGAGGAAATCATTTTTTCAAAAGGATCTGTCAAAGAAGCCGTCCGTGCCAGCATCTCCATCCCGGGCATTTTCCGTCCCGTCGAAATAAAAAAACACCTTTGTGTGGATGGCGGACTCCTGAATCCCGTCCCTGTGAATGTGGTAAAAGAGATGGGCGCCGAGGTGATCATCGCCGTGGATCTGAATCACTGCCTGATACAACGTCGGGAAAAAAGAAAAAAATCCAAACAGGAAGAAAAACGGGATAAAGCTCTGAATAAAGCTATCTTTGAGAAATTTCCCGGCCGCTTCCCCTCGGTGGAATCCCTGCTCCAGGTCTGGTTTAAAATTGAACCCGGAACTTCAGATAAAAAGGAGGAAATTCCCGGCTTTCTTGATGTCTACCGCCAGTCTTTGGATATCATGGAAATGCAGATTTCCCGGCTGGGACTCAAACTGAATCCACCTGATATCCTCATCGCGCCGGATCTGGGCCACATTAGACTCATGGATTTCGATATGGGAAAAGAAATTATCGCGGAAGGATACAAAAAAACCATTGCACAAATAGATGATATCAAGCGTATTGCTAAAAGAGAATAA
- a CDS encoding S9 family peptidase has translation MENIPPIPEALKDRLNQYQNVRSAYFEDWLPGGGMLISTRFGETSQLHKVSTPGGTRYQLTFFDEPVGDVAVCPDENNPVVVFMKDVGGNEAYQLFAMNLKDGRVTMITDGNARHGTPLWSNDGSLLAYPGTRRNGTDYDIYVAPADDLSNARMAARLEGYWEPLDWSPANDKLILLNYISINESYLYILDVQSGELTQIHPSPENIAYGSAKWPLPGDKIYFTSDENSEFQTLRCYDVSSGNIKPLPLKTSWDVSGFTVSRDGMLLALVTNEDGLSRLSVLNLRSGRRLNLPKIPDGIIGGLRFNKDGTELAISLNTPQNPTDVYSIRLTNATLTRWTASEVGGLNTESFVVPKLIHYTTFDSLPDGTPRKIPAFYYKGKSNEAKAPVIIYIHGGPESQFRPSFSSTFQYILNDMGVSILAPNVRGSAGYGKSYLLLDNGYKREQSVCDIGALLDWIAEQPELDENRVAVWGGSYGGYMVLASLTHYNDRLKAGVDIVGISHFVTFLENTKSYRRDLRRAEYGDERDPDMRAFLESIAPVNNAYKISTPLFIVQGLNDPRVPASEAEQILSAVKKNDTETWYLLAKDEGHGFRKKNNRDFYTQSLMLFFEKFLLEPAE, from the coding sequence ATGGAAAATATCCCTCCGATCCCTGAAGCGCTGAAAGACCGGCTGAACCAGTACCAAAATGTCCGTTCGGCTTATTTTGAAGACTGGCTTCCCGGTGGAGGTATGCTGATTTCCACCCGTTTCGGTGAAACATCCCAGCTTCATAAGGTCAGCACACCCGGCGGTACCCGCTACCAGCTCACCTTTTTTGATGAACCGGTAGGAGATGTTGCCGTGTGTCCGGACGAAAATAATCCTGTTGTGGTTTTTATGAAGGATGTGGGCGGCAACGAAGCATACCAGCTTTTTGCCATGAATCTGAAGGATGGCCGGGTGACCATGATTACAGACGGAAATGCCCGCCACGGAACCCCTCTCTGGTCCAACGACGGTTCGCTCCTGGCCTATCCCGGAACCCGGCGGAATGGCACGGACTATGACATATATGTGGCGCCGGCGGATGATTTAAGCAACGCCAGGATGGCAGCTCGGCTGGAAGGATACTGGGAACCCCTCGACTGGTCTCCCGCAAACGATAAACTCATCCTCCTGAATTATATCTCCATTAATGAATCCTATCTGTATATCCTGGATGTGCAAAGCGGCGAGTTAACCCAAATACACCCGTCTCCGGAAAACATTGCCTACGGCAGCGCCAAATGGCCTCTCCCGGGTGATAAAATTTACTTTACATCCGATGAAAATTCAGAATTTCAAACCCTGCGCTGTTACGATGTGTCAAGCGGAAACATCAAACCGCTTCCGCTGAAAACTTCCTGGGATGTCAGCGGATTTACCGTCAGCCGGGATGGCATGCTTTTAGCCTTGGTGACCAATGAAGACGGTCTGAGCCGCTTATCCGTCCTGAATCTCCGGAGCGGCAGACGCCTGAATCTTCCCAAAATCCCGGATGGAATCATCGGAGGTCTGCGATTTAACAAGGACGGTACAGAGCTGGCTATCAGCCTGAATACACCCCAAAACCCCACGGATGTCTATTCCATCCGCCTGACCAATGCCACCCTCACACGGTGGACTGCCAGCGAAGTGGGCGGACTCAATACGGAAAGTTTTGTAGTGCCGAAACTCATCCACTATACAACCTTCGATTCCCTGCCTGACGGAACGCCCCGGAAAATCCCCGCTTTTTACTACAAGGGCAAAAGCAATGAGGCAAAAGCACCTGTCATCATCTATATTCACGGCGGACCTGAAAGTCAGTTCAGACCCTCCTTCTCATCCACCTTCCAATATATCCTGAATGATATGGGCGTGTCCATTCTGGCTCCGAATGTGCGGGGATCTGCCGGGTATGGAAAATCCTACCTTCTTCTGGATAACGGCTACAAGCGGGAACAATCGGTCTGTGACATCGGCGCCCTGCTGGACTGGATTGCAGAACAGCCGGAACTGGATGAAAACCGTGTGGCCGTATGGGGCGGATCTTATGGCGGATATATGGTCCTTGCAAGCCTGACACACTATAACGACCGCCTGAAAGCCGGTGTGGATATTGTTGGAATCAGCCATTTTGTCACTTTCCTGGAAAATACGAAATCTTACCGGCGGGATTTGCGCCGGGCGGAATACGGGGATGAAAGGGATCCTGACATGCGGGCTTTCCTGGAATCCATTGCGCCCGTGAATAATGCGTACAAAATTTCCACACCTCTTTTCATCGTTCAGGGACTCAATGACCCCCGGGTTCCGGCAAGCGAAGCCGAACAGATTCTGAGTGCAGTGAAAAAAAATGATACGGAAACCTGGTACCTTTTGGCCAAGGATGAGGGGCACGGTTTTCGCAAGAAAAATAATCGGGATTTTTACACTCAAAGCCTTATGCTCTTTTTCGAAAAATTTCTCCTGGAGCCTGCCGAATGA
- a CDS encoding prolipoprotein diacylglyceryl transferase, which yields MILTWVHNLKPYLFKIGSFEIRYYGLMYVLGFICFYYWMKHVIRRGNLKMTVEQLDSLFTGAIISLLVGARLGYVLFYNLSWYLKNPAEIFMTWHGGMSFHGGAIAIILFVIWFARKHRIEFWDLIGEFTTIAPVGLFFGRLGNFINGELWGRPADVPWAIIFPGSGGIPRHPSQLYEALAEGLLLFLFLFWLHKKEVAGHVKFAAGLIFYGVGRFIIEFFREPDEQLGFLFFNWVTMGQLLCFIMIVGGIVVLIVKKKRTKF from the coding sequence ATGATTCTGACATGGGTCCACAACTTAAAGCCTTATCTTTTTAAAATCGGCAGTTTTGAGATCCGTTATTACGGGCTCATGTACGTGTTGGGGTTTATCTGTTTTTACTATTGGATGAAGCATGTCATCCGCCGGGGAAATTTGAAAATGACGGTGGAACAACTGGACTCCCTCTTTACGGGCGCCATTATCAGTCTGCTGGTGGGTGCCCGTCTGGGATACGTTCTTTTTTACAATCTCTCCTGGTACCTGAAAAATCCCGCAGAAATCTTCATGACCTGGCACGGGGGGATGTCCTTTCACGGCGGAGCTATCGCCATTATCCTGTTTGTTATTTGGTTCGCCCGGAAACACCGGATTGAATTCTGGGATTTGATCGGAGAGTTTACAACCATTGCGCCGGTTGGACTCTTTTTCGGACGTCTGGGAAATTTTATCAATGGGGAGTTGTGGGGTCGGCCGGCTGATGTCCCCTGGGCTATCATTTTCCCCGGTTCGGGTGGTATTCCCCGCCACCCATCTCAGCTCTATGAAGCCCTGGCTGAAGGACTCCTTCTCTTTCTTTTTCTTTTCTGGCTTCACAAAAAAGAGGTGGCCGGACATGTAAAATTTGCTGCCGGACTCATTTTTTACGGTGTCGGGCGCTTTATCATCGAATTTTTCCGGGAACCGGATGAACAACTGGGTTTTCTCTTTTTCAATTGGGTCACCATGGGACAGCTCCTGTGCTTTATCATGATTGTGGGAGGCATTGTTGTGCTGATTGTGAAGAAAAAGAGGACGAAGTTCTGA
- a CDS encoding GNAT family N-acetyltransferase, with translation MIRTALPGVSLRFANSGDSKQISEFIRELAVYERMSGEVLATEESVKNTLFGKKVYAEVIFAELDGKAVGFALFFHNYSTFVSRPGLYLEDIYIYPEYRGRGIGKMMMTYLAKLAMERGCGRFEWSCLKWNKSSLDFYASLGAETMNEWVTLRVSGEKLKDLAGLFNQQED, from the coding sequence ATGATCAGGACAGCATTACCGGGAGTCAGCCTCCGTTTTGCAAATTCCGGAGATTCGAAACAGATTTCAGAATTTATCAGGGAGCTGGCGGTGTATGAACGTATGAGCGGTGAGGTGCTTGCCACGGAAGAATCGGTAAAGAATACATTATTCGGAAAAAAGGTCTATGCTGAGGTGATATTTGCTGAATTGGATGGAAAAGCTGTGGGATTTGCCCTCTTTTTTCATAACTATTCTACCTTTGTTTCCAGGCCGGGACTCTATCTTGAGGATATCTATATTTACCCGGAATACCGGGGGCGTGGTATCGGCAAGATGATGATGACTTATCTGGCAAAGCTTGCGATGGAGCGGGGCTGCGGTCGTTTTGAGTGGTCGTGCCTGAAATGGAATAAGTCTTCCCTGGATTTTTACGCCTCTTTGGGAGCCGAAACCATGAATGAGTGGGTCACCCTCAGGGTAAGTGGTGAAAAATTAAAAGATCTTGCCGGTCTTTTTAATCAGCAGGAGGATTGA
- the ftcD gene encoding glutamate formimidoyltransferase: MKLVECVPNFSEGRDKQLIDEIVRDIASVEGVRVLDTDPGVDTNRTVVTFVGEPEAVLEGAFQGIKSAAERIDMRHHTGAHARLGATDVCPFVPVTGVTVDECIDLAKRLGRRVASELGIPVYLYEKAATRPERQNLADIRAGEYEGLAEKLEDPEWVPDFGEAVFNERSGATVIGVREFLIAYNVNLNTRDRKLAHDIALDIREKGRAKRDDKGKIIRDSEGKIVRVPGLLRECKAVGWYMEAFDCAQVSINLTDYHITPVHKAFETVAEEAAKRGLRATGSELVGLIPLEAILQAGDYYLKRQGKSPGYPEKERVRMAVQSLGLSELTPFNPEKKIIEYCVQNNEEEPLSGMKIRDFADLLSIDTPAPGGGSVSALAGALAAGLASMVAHLTAGKKGYENVRERMLVLPTEAQELKDKLLLAIDEDTQAFNAVMEAYRLPKKSDEQKKAREKAVEKAVKHACRIPLKVMELSYQALCLCREVEEKGNVNSQSDAAVGVLMAQTAMKGAALNVRINLKDLKDADFQEKMNRTMKSLLEKMEEESGTNSQGTGFQGCDP, from the coding sequence ATGAAATTAGTGGAATGTGTCCCGAATTTTAGTGAGGGACGTGATAAGCAGTTGATTGATGAAATTGTCCGGGATATTGCATCGGTCGAAGGGGTCCGGGTGTTAGATACCGATCCCGGTGTGGATACAAACCGGACGGTGGTAACTTTTGTCGGAGAACCGGAGGCAGTCCTGGAGGGTGCTTTCCAGGGGATTAAATCGGCAGCCGAACGCATTGACATGCGCCATCATACCGGTGCCCATGCCCGGCTGGGGGCAACCGATGTGTGTCCCTTTGTACCCGTAACCGGAGTCACTGTGGATGAGTGCATTGATTTGGCTAAGCGTCTTGGCCGGCGGGTGGCGTCTGAACTGGGAATTCCCGTCTACCTTTATGAAAAAGCCGCGACCCGTCCCGAAAGGCAAAATCTGGCGGATATCCGGGCCGGAGAGTATGAAGGACTGGCAGAAAAACTTGAAGATCCCGAATGGGTCCCCGATTTCGGAGAAGCCGTTTTCAATGAACGGTCCGGTGCCACAGTTATTGGTGTACGGGAATTTCTTATTGCCTATAATGTAAATCTGAACACCCGGGATCGGAAACTGGCCCATGACATTGCTCTGGATATCCGGGAAAAGGGTCGGGCAAAACGGGATGATAAGGGAAAAATCATTCGTGATTCAGAGGGAAAGATTGTCAGGGTTCCCGGATTGCTTCGGGAATGCAAGGCAGTTGGCTGGTATATGGAAGCCTTTGATTGTGCCCAGGTATCGATTAATCTGACCGATTACCACATAACGCCTGTTCATAAGGCCTTTGAAACGGTGGCGGAAGAAGCGGCGAAGCGGGGATTGCGGGCCACCGGGTCGGAACTGGTTGGACTCATCCCCCTGGAGGCGATTCTTCAGGCGGGAGATTATTATTTGAAGCGCCAGGGGAAATCCCCGGGATATCCTGAAAAAGAACGGGTACGTATGGCCGTACAAAGCCTGGGGCTCTCGGAACTCACTCCTTTTAATCCGGAGAAAAAAATTATTGAATATTGTGTGCAAAATAATGAAGAAGAACCCCTTTCCGGTATGAAAATCCGTGATTTTGCCGATTTGCTGTCTATTGATACGCCTGCACCCGGTGGAGGAAGCGTGAGCGCTCTGGCCGGTGCCCTGGCGGCAGGGCTCGCATCCATGGTGGCACATTTGACGGCAGGTAAAAAAGGATATGAGAATGTCCGGGAAAGAATGCTTGTCCTCCCGACGGAAGCACAGGAATTGAAAGACAAACTTCTTTTAGCTATTGATGAGGATACCCAAGCCTTTAATGCGGTGATGGAAGCCTATCGCCTGCCTAAAAAAAGCGATGAACAAAAGAAAGCCCGGGAAAAAGCGGTTGAAAAGGCCGTGAAACATGCTTGCCGTATTCCCCTAAAAGTCATGGAACTCTCGTACCAGGCTCTTTGCTTATGCCGTGAGGTGGAAGAAAAGGGAAATGTAAATTCACAATCTGATGCAGCGGTGGGTGTTTTGATGGCACAGACTGCCATGAAAGGCGCCGCCCTGAATGTCCGAATCAATCTGAAAGATCTGAAAGATGCGGATTTTCAGGAAAAGATGAACCGGACAATGAAATCCCTTCTGGAAAAAATGGAAGAAGAATCAGGAACTAATTCGCAAGGGACCGGGTTTCAAGGATGTGATCCTTGA